In a genomic window of Caloenas nicobarica isolate bCalNic1 chromosome 1, bCalNic1.hap1, whole genome shotgun sequence:
- the FAM3C gene encoding protein FAM3C codes for MRIAGAAKFVVVVAIFLLTFYVISQVFEIKMDANLGHIFARSALDAAARSTKPPRYKCGISKACPEKHFAFKMASGAANVVGPKICVEDNVLMSGVKNNVGRGINVALVNGKTGETLDTKFFDMWGGDVAPFIEFLKSIPDGTIVFMGTYDDGATKLNEEARKLIADLGSTSITNLGFRDNWVFCGGKGIKTKSPFEQHIKNNKDTNKYEGWPEVVEMEGCIPQKQD; via the exons ATGAGAATAGCAG GCGCTGCAAAGTTCGTAGTAGTCGTAGCGATATTTTTGTTGACGTTTTATGTCATATCTCaagtgtttgaaataaaaatggatgcAAACTTAGGACACATATTTG cCAGATCAGCACTGGATGCAGCTGCACGCT ctACAAAACCTCCGAGATACAAATGTGGGATCTCTAAAGCTTGTcctgaaaagcattttgcattCAAGATGGCAAGTGGAGCAGCAAATGTAGTTGGACCTAAAATTTGTGTAGAAGATAATGT tttaatgagTGGAGTTAAAAATAACGTTGGCAGAGGAATAAATGTGGCCTTGGTCAATG gtaAAACAGGAGAAACATTAGACACTAAATTCTTTGACATGTGGGGAGGAG aTGTGGCACCATTTATTGAATTTCTGAAGTCCATCCCAGATGGAACAATAGTGTTCATGGGAACATACGATGATGGTGCAACCAA gctTAACGAAGAAGCACGGAAACTGATCGCTGACCTAGGAAGCACATCTATTACGAACCTTGGCTTTAGAGACAACTGGGTCTTCTGCGGTGGAAAAGGAATTAAGACTAAAAGTCCATTTGAACag CACATAAAGAACAACAAGGACACAAACAAGTATGAAGGCTGGCCGGAAGTTGTTGAGATGGAAGGCTGTATCCCTCAGAAGCAAGACTAA